The Juglans regia cultivar Chandler chromosome 16, Walnut 2.0, whole genome shotgun sequence nucleotide sequence AGGAGACAGAGATCTTGTTCCTCTACGTAAAGAACTTGACGAAGATGACCCTCCAgagaatctctctctccctcgttTTTGTTCATGTTCTCGTCCCTGTCGCTGGTTAGGCTCTCCTTTTTTTCGGGGTTCCTCTGTCGCCGCAGCGAATGGATCAAAATCCTTCTTCTGACTCGGTGATTTTGCTTCTTGGACCATCCTCTTTCCCTGTGAAATTCTTGATCTTGGAGACCTTGGAGATAAAACATTGGACACCGAATCATTCAATTCGGTGCCGCCGACTTGTAATCGAGCCGGCAGTGGCTTTAGAGGCTTAATCTTACCGCCAACGAAGAGCTCGTCCGCCGACAAAGAAGTTCGCTCTAACTGCCCACTAAAATTGAACTCAAAATCTTCACCACCATCGTTGCCGCTATTGATTTCGCCATTGTCGGTAGCTTTGGATTTGAGAATTCCGGGCCTTTCTTCTGAGTTGAAGGGGACTGAAGAGGCCGAGTTTCGGGGGACCATGTCTTGGAGAGAGATGCTATTGAGGTCGCCGTAAAAGGCAGATGCGCGGGAAGGACTGGTGGGGGCGCTGAAGAAGAAGTTACCGAACCGTTGAGGGCTGGAGGGAGCTGTCATATATGGAGAGGAGCAGCCGCTGTCGAAGTTGAAGTCTGCGGGAGGGAGTGGCACGACCACTTCCATCTCCATTATTGGATTGACTTCGATCGTGTGCTTGAGGTTGAGGTCTAATGAGAAGGTGGGGAACGGCTGGACGGTGAGGATTACTAATACTgtgctagagagagagagagagagagagagagggagggggaggaaggaatgaaagaagaagaagaagaaggggcgGAGTATTTTGACTCGAAAGAGATATGGTAATACTTATATGTATATAAGTATTACTGCCTcgtacatatattattattatttttcttcgaTGGGTTGggcttttcattttttgttgggCAGTACTATAAAATacgtataatattataaaatattgaatgataattttatttttaaatttttatcatttttaaaaaattatatatgattatacaaataaaatttaaaatatagatagtattttattttttttgggagtTGGTGGTTTGGTTTTGAATGACAAGtctggttttttattttgtatattttcttaatgtttACGGGAATATATACGTTATTTTTATACTTCTTTTGattatacagataatataaaatatataaaatgagataagaaatttgttaataataataagataatttataaataataataaaataatttgagttaaaaattttgaaaaataaaagataaaaagttaaataaaaaagttataaagttaaaagaatgttagaaatatgattttttttatatttgaaaaaattgaattaatttttatattttatttgaaagttgtaatgattaattaatgatttgataaaaaaagttaaaaattaaaaattaaaaaatgtttatatttaaatagtgtttagatattgagatgagattgtttCGTTTGGAtcctaaactcatttcaactcatcattataacttttttaaatttcaatataaaatataataaacaattcaactttttcaaatctcaaaataataataatattaaaaaataatattctaacaatattttatcatctcaactcaactcacttcaacattcataCACAACTTAAATAAAAAGTGATGAGATGATTTCAAAAGTTTACGAAACAAAACAGACCTTAAACTTGGTTGAATTTATAATCACtttcaaattatcaattttcttaATCACCTTTTTTAAGTATAAACTTCTAATACATCCCGTTTTCTTactgaaattataaaattatttaaaataaaaaaaaatctatgacaGGTTTTaggggtgagatgaaaattttatattttattttagtgtttaaaatattatgttttagtattattattgtattaggatttgaaaaagttaaattgagatttgaaaaagttgaattgtttattatattttgtatgagaatttgaaaaatgtgtaatgatgagataagataaaatgataattttgtatctcatctcacACCCCTCAAGCCTGCCCTAAATATCAACTTTCATAGTTTttatttgttcttcattttttttatctacaaaTATTAAGTTGGAATGTGAATCTATGTCTGGCAAGATCTCATTTTCAAGATTAggatttgtttgaaaatagatctcattttaaaattatcatttcatttcatctcatctcattctcaaacataattcaaatacaaatattttcaaattaatcattacaattttcttaaatttttaaataaaaaataaaaaaattcaaaaatttaaagtctttaaataaaaataatattttaattttaaaatattttttattcaattttttctttctcgttttctaaaatctaaaaaatatcaaactcaaattatcttactactatttacaaattatcttattattatttataaaatttttcccTCATCTCACTTTCAAAATGAGCTGAAATTTggatgcatataattttttgCAACCATTTCTTTAAGCAAAACCTGAAAGGATATTCATAGATATTTACATCTCCTTTCATActactctgtttggatagtaaagtgTTATgagaagattttattattatttatatatttattattatttaatattttattattaaatttttattttattttttattactaatcACATGAGGAATGCCCTAGAGCTGCCTATACAGtacattattgatattttaaatttttttttactcttatcAAATTAGTTTTAAGTGTTTCTATTCTTCAGTCCCatactacatatttattaaaattaaaaaaaaaaaaaaaagtaaatgtgCAGTACAAGCGAGAACGAATGGCAGCCAGCCGGCGCACACGATGTTTCCGCAACCttccttggaaaaaaaaaataaataaaacgtgGTAAGCGGCGAAACATCATATAAATTTGGTGTTGTGTGTTGTGAACAGATCAAATCTGCTCTTCAGCCAAAACTGAAGATTCGCACTGTCAATTCGCCCTTGTCTGTCTTTCACCGTCATCTCCCTGCCATCAAATCTCCCAGCCTCCCTACCGCtcgctttatttatttatttataattttgtaataatattataattttttttatagaaaaaataaaaatactaaaaaaaattacatttaaaagagatttaatttaaaaataaattgaaatagattgaaataatttataaatagtaaaataaaaattaaattatttattatattttatatgaaaatttagagaagttgttttgagatttaaaaaaattaaattatttattatattttgtgtaagaatttaaaaaaattataataataagataaaataaaattaattaagatgaattaagatggattttaaatccaaacgtctccttaaaaaaccaaaataacttGTGTTGGTCCAAGAAGCTACCTGCAGTGGGtgtagtattttgttttttataatcttttaagaaaaataatattctcactattgattttattgttagaattttatttttatttagtaattaaaaaaatatttataaaaaatattagaatttttttattttcttaaaaatatttaaaatatatatataaaaaatatatgaaaagaaaaaataaaaataaaaatttgttttttgcgACACACCCAACAATTATTGCTGGGCGATGACTCTCCGTtcgaatttagagatgagttgaataaaatattgttaaaatattatttttaatattaatattattttgtgtgagaatttaataaagttgtaatgatgagatgagataaatttatgtgaattttgaatccaaacggagCCCATTATAAAtgctaatttattttaaaaaaaagaattattaaaaatttaagattgatttaattacacaaaagtaaactatttcatttcatatcatataatcattataatttttttaaacttctatataaaatataataaataatttaatttttttaaattttaaaataaaaataatattttatttaatttttaataaaatatctcattttgttttatctaaACTGTGTAATTGAAAGAGGCCTTAATTTCACGTGTAAATTAAtgataagttaaaaattttaaaatttaaaaattacaatagcatttatattattaacatattttctattttcgCAAACTGTCTTATTCTTAAAACAGGGACTCCGATGGGTCCAGCCTGGGAGCcgacaaattataaaaatattttgtcgGATATTAAACAATGTAAAGCATTACATGTGAAAAAAGGATATTGCTTCAACTTTCCATATGATTCATCCTAGGAAATATATTGACTTCGGCTGTAATATCtataattttaagtttgaaattctctctactttttattattaaataatagaatgaaaaaCATTATTCGACCGATAGATTTAAAAAACTGAATTTGATCCTAACACAAGTAGCTGTCTTCCACCTCAACTCTATTTTTGGTAGCTATCTATTTTAGCACCAACAGATAATGCAATTATCATGTCGGTCTTAGCGCTAGATGTGATCACACACCAAAAAGTGTTTATAattgttttcataattatttttattttattttattcaatcattataattttttttaaattattatataaaataaaagaaaaaatttaattttttaaattttaaaataaaaataatattaaaatatatattttaataatattttattttaatttttaatttttacctcAATTTACTTAATTTCATTTACGTAAATAATAGATATATCATGTGAGAGTTGCCGTTTGAGATTGAACAGTACTTATCAAAGTCAAGTATGCTTGCTCACCACCGTATTCATACTTTAGAAAGagaaattatgaatttaatcATGTTATTGCAGTCGCCGCGCACTGTCAGCTAAATATGACGCTTCGTTTAGAAGGAGACAGGTGCTTGACAAGTACTAGGTGCAgagaaaacaacaaaagaaaaaagattgcaAATGTAACATCTCTCTGACAAAATTTTCCAACACTTTTTCAACGTACAGACGGGAGATGTAATCGTGAGGGAGTCTGCCATGTCAGCTTGTCATATGAAAAACAAGTGCGCTCTTCGTCTTCGAAGGGAGGGGTGATCTTCCTTACCCTTACCACATGCACAACCCCACGAGGCAAATGCCAATTACATCACTCACCACAATCGCAATTACAGTGCTCTTACTTAACCATCTTGTTTTCTGGCTCTTTCCAGCACTATCATCAGGATTCTCAAGTACGTTCTCCGACAAAAATGGAATGAAGGAATGAGAGCTCGCACAAGGTGTATCTGAACAACAAGTATTCTTCAATGGAGGGGCATAAAACCTAGGATTCCCAATAAAAGTTGTTGGCCTTATTTTCATTAGAGCaccattttggagtataggcccgCTCAAATTGTTATATGTAAGATCAATTTAAACCTTCTTAGGAAGGTTTCCAAGGCTGGCTGGGATTAAACCAGAGAAAAGATTGTGAAACAAATCAACGGTGCCTTTCAAGTCATTAGGAATGGAATCGTTGAATTTATTGAATGAAAGATCAAGTTTTTCCAGAAAAACTAAATCAGCTCCAAATCCTTATGGCAGAGTACCAGTGAGATTACCAGAAAAACTAAATCAGTTCCAAATTCTTCTCGCAGAGTACCGGTGAGATTATTTGGACTGAAATAAGGGTTTTGAGTCTCTTACATTGAATAATTGAACTAGGTAAAGACTCATCGAAGAAATTCTGAGATAAATCTAAGGTTTGGAGGTATCTGAGCTTCCCAATCTCACTTGGCACAGACCCAAATAGCTAGAAGAATTGAGGAGGCTGGTTCAAGTGATACCAGCTTGatatgtattgatgtatttataATGATCTTTACATATTTGAATacagagataagataaaacatttgaaatacaaaatttaaatattacaacaACTGGATAAAATGCAAGCTATTATTTCTAGAATTTCTGCATAGCTTTCGAAACTGATTGAAGTTGATCTCTAGAGTCAAATTCTATTATGCATTGTTTATCTTGCCTAAGATTCCCTCGCAAGTTGATGGGGAGAGAGCACAACATCAACTTGTCTCGCAGTGGTAAGAAATGTGAAGAGGAGAGACCCTTGGTGAATATGTCCAATGGTTGATCATAAGTAGAGATATCATGAGCTAGCAAATCTTTGTTTAAAATCTTCTCATGGATGAAGTGATAATCCACTTCAATGTGTTTCATCCTAGCATGAAACACAGGATTAGAAGATAGAGCTAGAGCTCCAATGTTGTCAACTCATAAGCATGGAGAAAAAGTTAATGGAATTTGCAGCTCACGAAATAACATTCGCAGCCAATATAACTCAACCACTGTGATAGACATGGATCTGTACTCAGCTTCAGTACTAGATCTAGCTACCACAGGTTATTTCTTTGCAACCCACGAAATCAAGCATGGACCAAGATATATAGCATAGTCTGTGACTGATTTACGATCATCGGGGCTACTAGCCCAATCAGAGTCATAGAAGCCATGGAGTTGCAGAGAGCCCTTTGTGAAATGAAGACCAAACTGAAGTGTCCCCTTAAGATACCTTAAGACCCTTTTAGCAGCAGTGAGATGGACTGATGTTGGACAATGCAAAAATTGGCAGAGCTGGTTGACACTATAAGAGATATCTGGTCGAGTCAATGTAAAGTATTGCAAAGCACCTACCATAGTTCTATATTCCGTAGGATCATACAAAGGTTCACTAGAAAACTTGGAGAGTTTACTACCTGAACAACAAGGAGTTGATGCAGGTTTGGCACCAACCATTTTAGTTCGATGAAGTAAATCTGTCACATATTTTCCCTGATGAAGATGAAGACCATCAATGGTGTGTGTGACTTGAATGCCCAAGAAAAAGGAGAGTGAACCGAGATCTTTGACTGCAAATTCATGGCTCAAGGTAGAAACAAGTTAAGAAACAGCAGCAGAAGAGTTACTTGTAACTATTATATCTTCCATGTAAATAAGGACATGAATGCATATATTATGATGATGAAAAGTGAACAAAGAAGTGTCAATACTGGAACCAATAAAGCCAAGTTCTAATAATGCTTGTGAGAGACGCATGAACCAGGCCCTAGGGGCTTGTTTTAACCCATATAATGATTTATGAAGTTTGTAAACATATTCTGGATGCTGAGGGTCTTCAAAGCCTTTAGGTTGTTCCATAAAAACCTCCTCTTCAAGAAATCCATAAAGGAAGGCATTAGAAATGTCCAGTTGTCGAATGGTCCAGTTGTAGTGTACAGCAAGAGCTAAAACCAATTGAATAGTTGCTAGTTTAATAACTGGACTAAAGGTCTCATTGAAATCAATGCCATGTTCTTGATCAAATCCTTTTGCCACAAGCTGTGCTTTGTACCTGTCAATGGAGCCATCAGATTTTTGTTTAAGTTTAAAGACCAATTTATTCCTCACTACTTTCTTAACTGTAGGGCGTGGACATAAAGTCCATGTGTTATTTGTTAAAAGAGCTGTGAATTCAGCCTGCATAGCATCAGACCAGTTCTTATCCTTTACTGCTTGAGAGTAAGTTTTTGGTTCTAGAGGAAGAGTAACTATTGACAAAGCTTGAAGATGATGTTTAGTGGAGTAAAAAACTTTGTAGTCGGGAAACTGTTTTGGCTTTAAGGAGTTTGTTTGTGACCTGGTAACCATACGAGAAGGTAGGGAGGGATTAGGTTTTGTAGGTGAAGGTAGAGTAGCAGGAGAACTGGTGGGAGAATTGGATGGAGTCAAAGACACAGGTGAGTGATCTAATGAGGACTCAAAAGGAGAATCAAATTCTGTTGGGACCACTGCATGAGATTGAATGTAAGAAGCAGGATTAAGAGCAttgaaaggaagagaaagatcAATAGAAGAACCAAAGATGGGAAGAGACAAACTCATAGCAATGGGAAGTGTGGAACCAGGAGTAGCAATCTCTGCACGCCGAGTAAGCATGTCTTGTGCTGCAAAATTCAGTTCATCAAACACCACATGTCTTGAGATATAAACAAGACCATAATGAGGATCCAAGCAACGATGGAGCAAAGGGGTAATATTGGGAATAACAAATGTAGTGGAGGAAGCACTTGAAGAGGCCATATAGGATCGGGTGGGGTGAGCCAgaaggctctgataccaagctAGAAGAATTGAGGAGGCTGGTTCAAGTGATACTAGCTTGatatgtattgatgtatttataATGATCTTTACATATTTGAATacagagataagataaaacatttgaaatacaaagtttaaatattacaaCAACTGGATAAATGCAAACTATTATTCCTAGAATTTCTGCATAGCTTTTGGAGCTGATTGAAGTTGATCTCTAGAGTCAGATTTTGTTATGCATTATTTATCTTGTCTAACACAAATAAGGGGGAGAAATCGAAGGGAGGGAGACGTGGAGATGAAGGGAGACGTGGGTATTGGTTTTGATATGAAATGCACCATTTTACAACAAACACAAAACGGTACGCTTCATTTTTCACATCAACCGCGGTTCCCCCGCGCTTAAGCAACCCAACtgtatttagtttttttcattttccaaacctCCGATCCCTAATAAGATTGGCAAATTGAGGTGTTCATTTTCGAGTTCAGAAAACTTCAACCTTATAGATGTTGTCGAACTTGTCGTACATGAAGCGAGTGATGATGCTGGTTTTATCGATGGATTGGTCACCCAAGAACGTGAGCTAAGTGTAATAATTGTGATTTCAGCTTCAAATTTTGTTTGATATCCTGAAATTCAAGTCGGCACTGAGGTTTGTAACTTGAATCGCTCCAGAGCTGTaggtaattatttaattatataataattgaaaactatctattatatttgttgtaggtaattatttaatattatgtcTAGAGAAGTGgagaaaataatgataaaaaaattataaataaaagttgtCCTGTTTATTGTTTATAGCAGAGTTAacttttaagaataatgatacatGCATAACTTTTTCAACAACCacgttaattttttaatttattttataaaatataccaaACTTAATATGAAAGATTATTTATCCTATGATCGTCCTAAAATCTACCGTAACTACGAACAGGAAGGTTGCTTAGCTGCACAGATACTTCCGGTGGGAAGTAGTTGCAAATAATTTAGCTGTACGCTGAATCATCATTTAAGactttaggcttcgtttggaagttaaattcatcttaatttattattataatttttttaaattttaacataaaatataataaataataatattttaacaagattttatcatctcaatttaattcaatttaacatccaaacccaccctaagtctgatttgagaaaaaaatattgagccTGATTGTAAAGGAAAAACCCGAAAAaggttatatattatagttatttgttttatttactttaggaaaatttaacttaaaatcaaacttgaaACCATCAAAGAAGAGTGAAAGCACTGCTAGACTGCTAAAGGCCCAACAATCGAATGTATCATCGTACCCAAAAATGCTTCAGGCACGACGTTGTGCATGAATTGACATGGCTTGGTCAACaggtcattgttgactgcttaTGTGGCATGTCAAGGCATATCATTTGATATCTTTACGATTTTAAAAGCATTTTTATTGGTTGGATCAAATGAGAAGATTggctaaaatttatataattgatataaaaaaatttcacattaaattaaacaaatctaaaataatttatatttttactacaGTGATTGATGAAAGATGGAAAACTATAATTGAtttaccaaatattaaaatattaatttttcacttaaaataaatgttaaaatattaatttctcactccaaacaaaaatactatttggtttgtaattaagaaatttagatgagtttaatcaaatatttgttgttattagcattaaatgacttttgaaaatatgattttttaaatattaatttaattaaaatataattattattaacatttaattagtagagctacaaaatgtaataaaaataaattaaataaaaaattattaaattaataatattttattattatatagagagtgaatagataattcaatgtggagattaaatggaatagacaaatgtaaaaaagtgtgatattgactaaattttgaatatgaatttggccaagccaatgagcaTTGGCATTAGTTTAGCCAAatgccttttcatcttcaaattaagCTAAATATCATCTACATTTGGCCCACAATGAATTAGTCAAATtgatttcatctaaaatatgA carries:
- the LOC109006961 gene encoding uncharacterized protein LOC109006961 — protein: MEMEVVVPLPPADFNFDSGCSSPYMTAPSSPQRFGNFFFSAPTSPSRASAFYGDLNSISLQDMVPRNSASSVPFNSEERPGILKSKATDNGEINSGNDGGEDFEFNFSGQLERTSLSADELFVGGKIKPLKPLPARLQVGGTELNDSVSNVLSPRSPRSRISQGKRMVQEAKSPSQKKDFDPFAAATEEPRKKGEPNQRQGREHEQKRGRERFSGGSSSSSSLRRGTRSLSPLRVSDNTVLEGEENSPEEIFSSTESNPKPSTSSPSAAHYSFLSSFSFSKGYRKWRLKDFLLFRSASEGRAAGKAPLLKKYEALSKTKLTEDVKNSSFRSTDSAGSVSSSRRRERLSAHELHYTANRAVSEEMRKKTFLPYKQGLLGCLGFNPGVHEFNRGFGS